The window ATGAGTTATTTGGTCTTTAGTCCTACTTGGACAGTTCCTCCTACTATATTGAAAAATGATGTAATCCCTGCGGTAAAGGAAAATCCTAATTACCTTCAATCAAAAAACATGCGTATTCTTGATTTTTCAGGAAAAGAAATCTCCCCATCTTCAATCAATTGGCGCACGGTTAATGGAGATAATTTTAAATACATGGTAAGACAAGACCCAGGACCATCCAACGCCCTTGGCAGGGTAAAGTTTATGTTTCCCAATAAGCACAATGTTTACATTCATGACACGCCCTCAAGGTCGCTCTTTTCAAAAGAAGACAGGGCTTTAAGTTCTGGCTGTATACGTATAGAACGTCCCGTAGACCTAGCCAAATTATTACTTTCCGACCAAGAAAAATGGACAGATGATTTAATAAAAGAAGCACTTTCAGACAATAAAGAGCGAACTGTTAGCTTAACAAGAAAAATACCTGTGATTATTCTCTATCTAACCTTTTGGACAGATAGCAGAAAAAAGGAACAAGTAAGGAAAGATATTTATGAAAGAGATGATGAGCTCTATAAGTTAATGCGAAAACCGATAACAAATCAATAAAAATTCATTAGGAGAAATTAGCTTGAGGCCCATTCTTTGATAAAAACAGATTGCCTTCTATATTGAGGTTCGCTAGCATGGACAAATAAGCAACTTTTTTCTTTTATCAATTCAATGATAGCTTCAAAATTATCAGAAGGTAAAGCCGGACAACCTAAACTTCTACCAAGCCTTCCATGCCGTTTAACGAATGAATTTTCAGCATAATCAGCAGCATGTATCACAATGGCTCTTGCCCTAGCATTGTCGTTAATCCCTTTTTCCATTCCATCCAACCGCAGAGATTTCCCATGTTTCCCAACATATGTTTCACCTGTTAGGTAAAACCCTAGACTACTCATATAGCTTTCCGGTATATTCGAAAATTTTTCAGCATGCAAACCACCCGAATTCCTTCCATGGGCCACAAGAGAAGCATATTCCAAGGTTTGATTATCAAAATCAATTACCCAAAGCCTTTGTTCATAGGAGGGCAAATCAAAATCGATTATTGTCAATGGTTTTCCTTCTTCAATCAAACCCTCGTCAATCATTTTCGAATAACCTTCATAGGCCATGGTCAAGACTTCCTTCTTAAGCAATGGGTGTTTATCCCCCACTTTCTCCCATAGATTTTCTACATTTTCGCCAATTGCCATAGTCCCATCTTTTTCCATTGGAATTGTATTGACAAAAAGGGAAGGTTGCATCTCAATGGCAAAAACCGGAAATACTATAAAAATTGTAAAGGCAATTATTTTAATCATAAGAAATCTTATACATGCAAATGCAAGATTAAAAGGATAAATCTCAATAAACCACTACAATATAAGTCAATTTAACATCAAAATAATTCCCAAATGGCAAAAAAATTGCTGGTTTACTTTGGGCAACCCCAATACAAAAGAGGGAAAAAGCAATTCCAGAAATATCTATTTTGATCATTTTCACTCCTTTTTTAATCAAATGAACTAATAACACTTGGAGTCAATAAGTTGACAATATACCTAAACAAAAACCCCGGAGGAGAAAATTAAATGATCAATCTAACCGAACGCCAGGACTCACTTTAACCTTAATTTGATTAATTTTGAACCGATTCGCCCTAAATATTTGTTCTTTCGGTTGAAAAAGGTAAAATGGGCTAGAAATTAAATGTAGGCCAATTAATAAAAGCTAGAAACTTTACGATTTCTTTATCCTCGTGGGTATAGAAACATAAAAAAAACAATTATACAGGTATTCTGTTAAACAATTTATGAAAATAGCCATTTATAGAAAAGAGCACTTTAATGCTGCCCATAGGCTTCACAACCCACAGTGGTCAGCGGAAAAAAATGATGCAGTTTTCGGAAAATGTAATAATCCCAGTTACCATGGCCACAATTATGACCTGGAAGTAAAGCTTACAGGTCCAATAGATCCTGAAACAGGCTATGTCTATGACATGAAGTTATTGAAGGATGTAATTAAAGAAAATGTTACGAAAAAGTTTGATCACAAAAATTTAAATTTAGATGTCGATGAATTCAAGAACCTTAATCCAACTGCAGAAAACATTGCTGTGGTTATTTGGAATATTTTGAGAGAGAAAATTGAATTAAAATACGACTTAACAATTCGATTATATGAAACAGAAAGAAACTTTGTTGAATTCAGCGGGGATTGATCTCAATCAAGCCATTGACGACATAGGAGATGACCA of the Cyclobacterium marinum DSM 745 genome contains:
- a CDS encoding 6-pyruvoyl trahydropterin synthase family protein, which produces MKIAIYRKEHFNAAHRLHNPQWSAEKNDAVFGKCNNPSYHGHNYDLEVKLTGPIDPETGYVYDMKLLKDVIKENVTKKFDHKNLNLDVDEFKNLNPTAENIAVVIWNILREKIELKYDLTIRLYETERNFVEFSGD
- a CDS encoding murein L,D-transpeptidase catalytic domain family protein, giving the protein MIKIIAFTIFIVFPVFAIEMQPSLFVNTIPMEKDGTMAIGENVENLWEKVGDKHPLLKKEVLTMAYEGYSKMIDEGLIEEGKPLTIIDFDLPSYEQRLWVIDFDNQTLEYASLVAHGRNSGGLHAEKFSNIPESYMSSLGFYLTGETYVGKHGKSLRLDGMEKGINDNARARAIVIHAADYAENSFVKRHGRLGRSLGCPALPSDNFEAIIELIKEKSCLFVHASEPQYRRQSVFIKEWASS